From Apium graveolens cultivar Ventura chromosome 9, ASM990537v1, whole genome shotgun sequence, the proteins below share one genomic window:
- the LOC141685513 gene encoding uncharacterized protein LOC141685513, translated as MSAIDKSRAKKPFGGITIVFGGDFRQILPVIPKASRAEVVCSTLNKSKLWESCEVFLLKQNMRLNAGNSDLENKTIADFSKWQLAVGDGKEINISPNPDTGEIPRTILTPTNIVVDEINTTILEKIPGMVYTYLSQDSIDDAGDDDNDFRSAFPVEYLNSINMPCILKHELKLKVGVVVMLMRNLNQIMGLCNGTRMIGKSCRKNSIECEILCGSHVGTKHLILRIEMIPSDTNWLFEFKRVQFPIQICYAMTINKSQGQSLDTVGLYLPKVAFSHRHIYVTISRVTRPEGLHILIDSCDGISTYITNNVVFEEVFYNLPGVDN; from the exons ATGTCTGCTATTGATAAAAGCAGAGCTAAAAAGCCATTTGGTGGTATAACCATTGTTTTTGGTGGAGATTTTAGGCAGATACTTCCTGTCATTCCAAAAGCGTCAAGGGCTGAAGTTGTCTGCTCTACCCTCAATAAATCCAAGCTTTGGGAATCCTGTGAAGTATTTTTATTGAAGCAAAACATGCGGCTTAATGCAGGAAATAGTGATTTGGAGAACAAAACCATTGCGGACTTTAGCAAGTGGCAGCTTGCTGTCGGTGATGGCAAAGAAATCAATATTTCTCCAAATCCAGACACTGGTGAAAT ACCAAGGACCATACTCACACCTACCAATATCGTGGTGGATGAGATTAATACAACGATACTTGAAAAAATTCCTGGCATGGTTTACACTTATCTGAGTCAGGATTCAATTGATGATGCAGGTGATGATGATAATGATTTCAGATCCGCATTTCCAGTTGAGTATCTAAACTCTATCAATATGCCTTGCATTCTTAAGCATGAGTTAAAATTGAAGGTAGGAGTTGTCGTCATGCTTATGAGAAACTTAAACCAGATCATGGGATTATGCAATGGTACAAGAATGATTGGGAAATCCTGTAGGAAAAACAGTATTGAATGTGAAATTTTGTGTGGCTCTCATGTTGGAACGAAACATCTAATTCTTAGAATTGAGATGATTCCAAGTGACACGAACTGGCTGTTTGAATTTAAACGCGTTCAGTTTCCGATTCAAATATGTTATGCCATGACGATTAACAAAAGTCAGGGACAATCACTTGATACGGTTGGGCTTTACCTTCCTAAAGTAGCTTTCTCACACAGACACATTTATGTTACTATATCCAGAGTGACACGACCTGAAGGCCTCCATATTCTCATAGATAGTTGTGATGGTATTAGCACATATATTACAAATAATGTAGTTTTTGAGGAAGTGTTTTACAATCTTCCAGGTGTAGACAATTGA
- the LOC141685514 gene encoding uncharacterized protein LOC141685514, with amino-acid sequence MNRIQTRNHSLLNDEQKIVYDSILDNINQKKGGVFFVYGSGGCGKTFLWQTLCCRLQSEHKIVLTVALYGIAAVLLPGGRTVHSRFHIPLKLGDNCSADLRHGTDISELLQ; translated from the coding sequence ATGAATAGAATCCAAACAAGAAATCATAGTcttctcaatgatgaacaaaagATAGTCTATGATTCCATTCTTGACAATATCAACCAGAAAAAAGGTGGTGTTTTCTTTGTTTACGGAAGTGGAGGATGTGGAAAGACTTTCTTGTGGCAGACACTATGTTGTCGATTACAATCAGAGCATAAGATTGTGCTTACCGTTGCCTTATATGGTATAGCTGCCGTGTTGCTTCCTGGTGGAAGAACCGTACACTCCCGCTTTCACATTCCACTCAAGCTTGGTGACAATTGTTCTGCCGATTTAAGACACGGGACTGATATTTCTGAGCTACTTCAGTGA